The following are encoded together in the Cololabis saira isolate AMF1-May2022 chromosome 5, fColSai1.1, whole genome shotgun sequence genome:
- the LOC133444139 gene encoding ubiquitin-associated protein 1-like isoform X1: MFVSFVYSTPHRFRGQRLPEVGCQSPSVVMNVLEDVEFQTPVGPLGVPEKVPAAPDVAQLDCQKILQETEYGFNLERWILSRYQPAASCPPYWQMFSSPRGSRIHSPQGSRIHSPQGSRIHSPQGSRIHSPQGSRIHSPQGSRIHRSSDLWTPGPRPRSHSLTSADTCKLHHRTVKFLLSDSDEEDGYCEANARSSVKVAPHCVNCRERPRSAAPRDPVSRIKDMHFGHPTHRSRSNSTERLSGHRPTSCLPDWRPPLRVLDQHRSQQASPLPDRQKNGKKRQRTLGSVGRKYSLNTPPAGVSPAKLQQRPSSAGPAVKNRRKKVLRSTGSSGVFLDSTAELLTALTREERELLETITAKGYSLRTAILALQKTGYQSPEKVLKYLVSSDRLCQLGYDEIQVEEALEMFQNCESKAAEFLHLLTQFNEMGFQQSAIKEVLLVHENHRERALEELMTRMA, encoded by the exons ATGTTTGTGTCATTTGTTTACTCCACACCTCACCGGTTCAGAGGACAAAGGCTGCCTGAG GTTGGTTGTCAAAGTCCTTCAGTGGTGATGAACGTGTTGGAGGACGTGGAGTTTCAGACCCCCGTAGGGCCACTGGGGGTCCCAGAAAAGGTCCCGGCGGCTCCAGACGTGGCTCAACTGGACTGCCAAAAGATACTGCAGGAAACCGAG TATGGATTCAATCTGGAGAGATGGATTTTAAGTCGGTATCAGCCGGCCGCATCCTGCCCACCGTACTGGCAGATGTTTAGCAGCCCTCGGGGGAGTCGCATCCACAGCCCTCAGGGGAGTCGCATCCACAGCCCTCAGGGGAGTCGCATCCACAGCCCTCAGGGGAGTCGCATCCACAGCCCTCAGGGGAGTCGCATCCACAGCCCTCAGGGGAGTCGCATCCACAGGAGCAGCGACCTGTGGACCCCCGGACCTCGGCCTCGCAGCCACAGCCTGACTTCTGCAGACACCTGCAAGCTGCACCACCGCACCGTCAAGTTCCTATTATCCGACTCAGATGAAGAGGATGGTTACTGCGAGGCCAATGCAAGGTCCTCCGTCAAGGTTGCACCTCACTGTGTCAACTGCAGAGAGCGGCCCCGGAGCGCTGCGCCCAGAGACCCCGTCTCCAGGATTAAAGACATGCACTTTGGTCATCCGACTCACCGCTCCAGGTCCAACTCGACTGAGAGGCTCTCGGGCCACAGACCCACTTCTTGTCTCCCAGATTGGAGACCGCCGCTGCGCGTTCTGGACCAGCACCGGTCACAGCAGGCCAGTCCGCTCCCCGACCGCCAGAAGAACGGCAAGAAGAGGCAGCGCACGCTGGGCTCGGTGGGCAGGAAGTACTCCCTAAacacgccccctgctggtgtttctccagcaaagctgcagcagcggcCCTCCTCTGCAGGGCCCGCTGTCAAAAATCGCAGGAAAAAG GTCTTGAGGAGCACCGGCTCCAGTGGAGTTTTTCTCGACTCTACAGCAGAGCTCCTGACAGCCCTCACCCGGGAGGAGAGGGAGCTGCTAGAAACCATCACTGCGAAAGGTTATTCGCTGCGCACGGCTATTCTAGCGCTGCAGAAGACAGGCTACCAGAGCCCAGAGAAG GTTCTGAAGTACCTGGTTTCCAGCGACCGCCTCTGTCAGCTGGGTTATGATGAAATACAGGTGGAGGAAGCTTTGGAAATGTTTCAAAACTGCGAGAGCAAG GCTGCCGAGTTCCTGCACCTGCTGACACAGTTTAACGAGATGGGTTTCCAGCAGAGCGCAATCAAAGAAGTCCTGCTTGTTCATGAAAACCACCGGGAACGGGCCCTTGAGGAGCTCATGACGCGGATGGCTTAg
- the fibina gene encoding fin bud initiation factor a, with the protein MMDPVPLLLIIAASLPLRPAVYTGPLQAEISNGTFHHFFVPDGDYEETVDPEKCQMLFKFSDGSPCLALEESDAAVRDDFVLAKLQAEDAARLLESLGRTVAHDLDGEDSYGKFLQREISQIGEAFSNVDKSLLELEVKFKQSQETELREEQQLNGYAVKQVSDIGGALRGTTDISLGLKDKHELLSLIIRSHGTRLSRLKTQYLHVGS; encoded by the coding sequence ATGATGGATCCCGTCCCACTGCTGCTCATCATTGCCGCATCTCTGCCTCTGCGCCCGGCGGTCTACACCGGACCCCTGCAGGCGGAGATCTCCAACGGCACTTTTCACCACTTCTTCGTGCCGGACGGAGACTATGAAGAGACGGTGGACCCGGAGAAGTGCCAGATGCTGTTCAAGTTCTCCGACGGGTCCCCGTGCCTGGCCCTGGAGGAGAGCGACGCCGCCGTGCGGGACGACTTCGTCCTGGCCAAGCTGCAGGCGGAGGACGCGGCGCGGCTGCTGGAGAGCCTCGGCAGGACCGTGGCGCACGACCTGGACGGGGAGGACAGTTACGGGAAGTTCCTCCAGAGGGAGATCTCCCAGATCGGCGAGGCCTTCTCGAACGTGGACAAGTCCCTGCTGGAGCTGGAGGTGAAGTTCAAGCAGAGCCAGGAGACGGAGCTGAGAGAGGAGCAGCAGCTGAACGGATACGCGGTGAAGCAAGTGAGCGACATCGGCGGCGCGCTGAGGGGAACCACGGACATCTCCCTGGGACTGAAGGACAAGCACGAGCTGCTGTCCCTCATCATCCGCAGCCACGGCACCAGGCTGAGCCGCCTCAAGACCCAGTACCTTCACGTGGGCTCTTAG
- the LOC133444130 gene encoding protein regulator of cytokinesis 1-like isoform X2, which yields MRVSEVHAAESVAYLNRALVRLQDIWEEIGIPEEQRLQRTNDVHKHIKDLLDLMIAEEELLKKRLLKSIQACHKELSVLCTELQLAPFEEEDGCTILQAERNCRTRMEVMKEHKKQRMEELKGLVAKDQELCSILCTTPFSIEQSAVPTLKQLEAYQAYINDLAKEKECRHDEFVTIKKEIKVCMDDLEQTPETSFEMDVMCEDEEAFCLSNDNIAALKLRLTQLQESKAENELRCSSLRTKICELWDRLQVPQEEREGFSEHMVKSKKRNIEALQAELRRLELLKMQSLRSFTETIRAEIALLWKRCFCSNEQQQAFVSYHDEDFTEELLNLHEAEVSRLKKYHEDHKELFEGVTKWQDNWTLFLELDKKANDPLRFNNRGGNLLKEEKQRTDLQKSLPKLEKSLKVQIDAWEQEHDKEFLVAGQKFLEYVQHQWEQHHDDKEKEKLERQLKKTRQTQEDMLYGTVMKTPTKRRLMGPPTPGKVRKFNSTSAISTPNSFLSSGLGGTPCQSLGQKPPLSASKGPGLRTPGPGKTPRALDRNKENISHLNRNTHCGTPRTQDAKDHTFNIAGSYTEFTRDLAKASKSTVKLGVLNSTVSHQ from the exons ATGAGAGTGAG TGAGGTCCACGCAGCGGAGTCCGTCGCCTACCTGAACAGGGCTCTGGTCCGGCTGCAGGATATCTGGGAGGAGATCGGGATCccagaggagcagcggctccagAGAACCAATGACGTCCACAAACACATTAAA GATTTGCTGGACCTCATGATTGCTGAAGAGGAGTTGCTGAAGAAACGATTGCTGAAAAGCATCCAGGCCTGCCACAAGGAACTGAGTGTTCTGTGCACCGAACTTCAGCTCGCTCCTTTTGAG GAGGAGGATGGCTGCACCATATTGCAGGCGGAGAGGAATTGCCGCACCCGTATGGAGGTGATGAAGGAGCACAAGAAGCAGAGAATGGAAGAGCTTAAAGGCCTGGTGGCCAAAGACCAGGAGCTGTGCAGCATTCTGTGTACTACCCCCTTTAGCATCGAGCAGAGCGCTGTCCCGACGCTGAAGCAGCTGGAGGCCTATCAGGCCTATATCAATGATTTGGCCAAAGAGAAG GAGTGTCGTCACGATGAATTTGTGACCATCAAAAAGGAGATCAAAGTTTGTATGGATGATCTGGAGCAAACACCAGAGACGAGTTTTGAAATGGATGTCATGTGCGAGGACGAGGAGGCGTTTTGTCTGTCGAATGACAACATAGCTGCTCTTAAGCTGCGCCTCACTCAG TTACAAGAGAGCAAGGCTGAGAATGAGCTCCGGTGTTCGAGTCTCCGCACAAAGATCTGCGAGCTGTGGGACCGACTTCAGGTCCcccaggaggagagggagggctTCTCCGAGCACATGGTCAAGTCCAAGAAGAGAAACATTGAGGCA ctccaggCTGAACTCCGGCGTCTAGAGCTGCTGAAAATGCAGAGCTTGAGGAGCTTCACGGAGACCATAAGAGCAGAGATCGCTCTCTTGTGGAAAAGATGCTTCTGCAGCAATGAGCAGCAACAAGCCTTTGTTTCATATCATGATG AGGATTTCACAGAGGAGCTTCTCAACCTGCATGAGGCTGAGGTCAGTCGCCTGAAAAAGTACCATGAGGACCACAAGGAGCTCTTTGAGGGTGTCACTAAATGGCAGGATAACTGGACCTTGTTCTTGGAGCTTGAC AAAAAGGCTAATGACCCTTTAAGGTTCAACAACAGAGGTGGGAACCTTCTGAAGGAAGAAAAGCAAAGAACCGACCTGCAGAAAAGCTTGCCGAAG TTGGAGAAAAGCCTGAAGGTCCAGATCGACGCTTGGGAACAGGAGCATGACAAGGAGTTCCTGGTGGCCGGCCAGAAGTTTCTTGAGTACGTGCAGCATCAGTGGGAGCAGCACCACGACGACAAGGAGAAAGAGAAGCTTGAACGA CAACTGAAGAAAACCAGGCAAACGCAAGAGGATATGCTGTATGGGACAGTGATGAAGACGCCAACCAAGCGGCGACTGATGGGGCCCCCCACCCCAGGGAAGGTCAGGAAG TTCAACAGCACTTCAGCCATCTCCACTCCAAACAGCTTTCTGAGTTCAGGCCTCGGCGGGACCCCGTGCCAGTCGTTGGGGCAGAAACCGCCACTGTCTGCCAGCAAG GGTCCCGGCCTGCGGACCCCCGGTCCTGGAAAGACGCCACGTGCACTAGACCGAAACAAGGAAAACATCTCCCACCTTAACAGGAACACTCACTGTGGCACGCCAAGGACTCAGGACGCTAAAGATCACACCTTTAACATCGCCGGCTCTTATACTGAATTTACG AGAGACCTTGCAAAGGCGTCGAAATCCACCGTGAAGTTGGGGGTTCTGAACTCCACCGTCAGCCACCAGTGA
- the LOC133444130 gene encoding protein regulator of cytokinesis 1-like isoform X1: MRVSEVHAAESVAYLNRALVRLQDIWEEIGIPEEQRLQRTNDVHKHIKDLLDLMIAEEELLKKRLLKSIQACHKELSVLCTELQLAPFEEEDGCTILQAERNCRTRMEVMKEHKKQRMEELKGLVAKDQELCSILCTTPFSIEQSAVPTLKQLEAYQAYINDLAKEKECRHDEFVTIKKEIKVCMDDLEQTPETSFEMDVMCEDEEAFCLSNDNIAALKLRLTQLQESKAENELRCSSLRTKICELWDRLQVPQEEREGFSEHMVKSKKRNIEALQAELRRLELLKMQSLRSFTETIRAEIALLWKRCFCSNEQQQAFVSYHDEDFTEELLNLHEAEVSRLKKYHEDHKELFEGVTKWQDNWTLFLELDKKANDPLRFNNRGGNLLKEEKQRTDLQKSLPKLEKSLKVQIDAWEQEHDKEFLVAGQKFLEYVQHQWEQHHDDKEKEKLERQLKKTRQTQEDMLYGTVMKTPTKRRLMGPPTPGKVRKFNSTSAISTPNSFLSSGLGGTPCQSLGQKPPLSASKGPGLRTPGPGKTPRALDRNKENISHLNRNTHCGTPRTQDAKDHTFNIAGSYTEFTCVANEDRSFLQRDLAKASKSTVKLGVLNSTVSHQ, from the exons ATGAGAGTGAG TGAGGTCCACGCAGCGGAGTCCGTCGCCTACCTGAACAGGGCTCTGGTCCGGCTGCAGGATATCTGGGAGGAGATCGGGATCccagaggagcagcggctccagAGAACCAATGACGTCCACAAACACATTAAA GATTTGCTGGACCTCATGATTGCTGAAGAGGAGTTGCTGAAGAAACGATTGCTGAAAAGCATCCAGGCCTGCCACAAGGAACTGAGTGTTCTGTGCACCGAACTTCAGCTCGCTCCTTTTGAG GAGGAGGATGGCTGCACCATATTGCAGGCGGAGAGGAATTGCCGCACCCGTATGGAGGTGATGAAGGAGCACAAGAAGCAGAGAATGGAAGAGCTTAAAGGCCTGGTGGCCAAAGACCAGGAGCTGTGCAGCATTCTGTGTACTACCCCCTTTAGCATCGAGCAGAGCGCTGTCCCGACGCTGAAGCAGCTGGAGGCCTATCAGGCCTATATCAATGATTTGGCCAAAGAGAAG GAGTGTCGTCACGATGAATTTGTGACCATCAAAAAGGAGATCAAAGTTTGTATGGATGATCTGGAGCAAACACCAGAGACGAGTTTTGAAATGGATGTCATGTGCGAGGACGAGGAGGCGTTTTGTCTGTCGAATGACAACATAGCTGCTCTTAAGCTGCGCCTCACTCAG TTACAAGAGAGCAAGGCTGAGAATGAGCTCCGGTGTTCGAGTCTCCGCACAAAGATCTGCGAGCTGTGGGACCGACTTCAGGTCCcccaggaggagagggagggctTCTCCGAGCACATGGTCAAGTCCAAGAAGAGAAACATTGAGGCA ctccaggCTGAACTCCGGCGTCTAGAGCTGCTGAAAATGCAGAGCTTGAGGAGCTTCACGGAGACCATAAGAGCAGAGATCGCTCTCTTGTGGAAAAGATGCTTCTGCAGCAATGAGCAGCAACAAGCCTTTGTTTCATATCATGATG AGGATTTCACAGAGGAGCTTCTCAACCTGCATGAGGCTGAGGTCAGTCGCCTGAAAAAGTACCATGAGGACCACAAGGAGCTCTTTGAGGGTGTCACTAAATGGCAGGATAACTGGACCTTGTTCTTGGAGCTTGAC AAAAAGGCTAATGACCCTTTAAGGTTCAACAACAGAGGTGGGAACCTTCTGAAGGAAGAAAAGCAAAGAACCGACCTGCAGAAAAGCTTGCCGAAG TTGGAGAAAAGCCTGAAGGTCCAGATCGACGCTTGGGAACAGGAGCATGACAAGGAGTTCCTGGTGGCCGGCCAGAAGTTTCTTGAGTACGTGCAGCATCAGTGGGAGCAGCACCACGACGACAAGGAGAAAGAGAAGCTTGAACGA CAACTGAAGAAAACCAGGCAAACGCAAGAGGATATGCTGTATGGGACAGTGATGAAGACGCCAACCAAGCGGCGACTGATGGGGCCCCCCACCCCAGGGAAGGTCAGGAAG TTCAACAGCACTTCAGCCATCTCCACTCCAAACAGCTTTCTGAGTTCAGGCCTCGGCGGGACCCCGTGCCAGTCGTTGGGGCAGAAACCGCCACTGTCTGCCAGCAAG GGTCCCGGCCTGCGGACCCCCGGTCCTGGAAAGACGCCACGTGCACTAGACCGAAACAAGGAAAACATCTCCCACCTTAACAGGAACACTCACTGTGGCACGCCAAGGACTCAGGACGCTAAAGATCACACCTTTAACATCGCCGGCTCTTATACTGAATTTACG TGCGTTGCTAATGAAGATCGTTCTTTTCTTCAGAGAGACCTTGCAAAGGCGTCGAAATCCACCGTGAAGTTGGGGGTTCTGAACTCCACCGTCAGCCACCAGTGA
- the LOC133444139 gene encoding ubiquitin-associated protein 1-like isoform X2 — MFVSFVYSTPHRFRGQRLPEVGCQSPSVVMNVLEDVEFQTPVGPLGVPEKVPAAPDVAQLDCQKILQETEYGFNLERWILSRYQPAASCPPYWQMFSSPRGSRIHRSSDLWTPGPRPRSHSLTSADTCKLHHRTVKFLLSDSDEEDGYCEANARSSVKVAPHCVNCRERPRSAAPRDPVSRIKDMHFGHPTHRSRSNSTERLSGHRPTSCLPDWRPPLRVLDQHRSQQASPLPDRQKNGKKRQRTLGSVGRKYSLNTPPAGVSPAKLQQRPSSAGPAVKNRRKKVLRSTGSSGVFLDSTAELLTALTREERELLETITAKGYSLRTAILALQKTGYQSPEKVLKYLVSSDRLCQLGYDEIQVEEALEMFQNCESKAAEFLHLLTQFNEMGFQQSAIKEVLLVHENHRERALEELMTRMA, encoded by the exons ATGTTTGTGTCATTTGTTTACTCCACACCTCACCGGTTCAGAGGACAAAGGCTGCCTGAG GTTGGTTGTCAAAGTCCTTCAGTGGTGATGAACGTGTTGGAGGACGTGGAGTTTCAGACCCCCGTAGGGCCACTGGGGGTCCCAGAAAAGGTCCCGGCGGCTCCAGACGTGGCTCAACTGGACTGCCAAAAGATACTGCAGGAAACCGAG TATGGATTCAATCTGGAGAGATGGATTTTAAGTCGGTATCAGCCGGCCGCATCCTGCCCACCGTACTGGCAGATGTTTAGCAGCCCTCG GGGGAGTCGCATCCACAGGAGCAGCGACCTGTGGACCCCCGGACCTCGGCCTCGCAGCCACAGCCTGACTTCTGCAGACACCTGCAAGCTGCACCACCGCACCGTCAAGTTCCTATTATCCGACTCAGATGAAGAGGATGGTTACTGCGAGGCCAATGCAAGGTCCTCCGTCAAGGTTGCACCTCACTGTGTCAACTGCAGAGAGCGGCCCCGGAGCGCTGCGCCCAGAGACCCCGTCTCCAGGATTAAAGACATGCACTTTGGTCATCCGACTCACCGCTCCAGGTCCAACTCGACTGAGAGGCTCTCGGGCCACAGACCCACTTCTTGTCTCCCAGATTGGAGACCGCCGCTGCGCGTTCTGGACCAGCACCGGTCACAGCAGGCCAGTCCGCTCCCCGACCGCCAGAAGAACGGCAAGAAGAGGCAGCGCACGCTGGGCTCGGTGGGCAGGAAGTACTCCCTAAacacgccccctgctggtgtttctccagcaaagctgcagcagcggcCCTCCTCTGCAGGGCCCGCTGTCAAAAATCGCAGGAAAAAG GTCTTGAGGAGCACCGGCTCCAGTGGAGTTTTTCTCGACTCTACAGCAGAGCTCCTGACAGCCCTCACCCGGGAGGAGAGGGAGCTGCTAGAAACCATCACTGCGAAAGGTTATTCGCTGCGCACGGCTATTCTAGCGCTGCAGAAGACAGGCTACCAGAGCCCAGAGAAG GTTCTGAAGTACCTGGTTTCCAGCGACCGCCTCTGTCAGCTGGGTTATGATGAAATACAGGTGGAGGAAGCTTTGGAAATGTTTCAAAACTGCGAGAGCAAG GCTGCCGAGTTCCTGCACCTGCTGACACAGTTTAACGAGATGGGTTTCCAGCAGAGCGCAATCAAAGAAGTCCTGCTTGTTCATGAAAACCACCGGGAACGGGCCCTTGAGGAGCTCATGACGCGGATGGCTTAg
- the tmem276a gene encoding transmembrane protein 178B — MAAMRTLTVAGLFLAFCALGLITVAISTDNWYETDARRHRERCKNYSNKRNDPGYIYISNHNLPLRMLPKEKNVERKGSAVSGDVLLRAKRHFLPPAPAMESLCNRHFNSTITGLWRKCHREGFDLETEDLIFKGLVPRCTPIKYYYSSSALPRNLPINLTKTIRQDEWHALHLQRMTASFIGMAVSIILFGWIIGLLGCCQEHDLMQYVAGLLFLMGGTCCIISLCTCVAGINFELSRYPRSMFGIPEDISHGYGWSMFCAWGGLGLTLLAGFLCTLAPSLYPPHTPVVHKPRQENGCV, encoded by the exons ATGGCTGCTATGAGGACTTTAACCGTGGCAGGTCTGTTTTTGGCGTTTTGCGCCTTGGGACTGATAACCGTGGCGATCAGCACTGACAACTGGTACGAGACTGATGCAAGGCGGCACCGGGAGCGCTGCAAGAATTACTCCAACAAAAGAAACGACCCCGGGTATATTTACATCTCCAACCACAACCTCCCGCTTCGGATGCTGCCGAAGGAGAAAAATGTGGAGAGGAAGGGTTCGGCTGTCAGCGGGGATGTACTGCTGCGGGCCAAGAGGCACTTCTTGCCTCCCGCGCCGGCCATGGAGTCGCTCTGCAATCGGCATTTCAACTCCACCATCACAGGACTGTGGAGAAAGTGCCACAGAGAAGGATTTGACCTGGAAACGGAGGATTTGATCTTTAAAG GATTGGTTCCGCGCTGCACACCAATAAAATACTACTACTCTTCCTCGGCGCTCCCCAGGAATCTGCCAATCAACCTGACGAAGACCATCAGGCAGGATGAGTGGCATGCGCTCC aCCTCCAAAGGATGACCGCCAGCTTCATAGGCATGGCCGTGTCCATCATCCTGTTCGGCTGGATCATAGGCTTGCTGGGCTGCTGTCAGGAGCATGATCTGATGCAGTATGTTGCTGGACTTCTCTTTCTCATGGGAG GGACCTGCTGCATAATCTCCCTCTGCACCTGCGTGGCCGGAATCAACTTTGAGCTGTCCCGTTATCCTCGCTCCATGTTCGGGATACCGGAGGACATCAGCCACGGGTACGGATGGTCAATGTTTTGCGCGTGGGGCGGGCTGGGCCTCACTTTGCTGGCGGGGTTCCTGTGCACGCTCGCCCCGTCCCTCTACCCGCCACACACCCCCGTGGTGCACAAGCCCAGACAGGAGAACggctgtgtgtga
- the spi1a gene encoding transcription factor PU.1a isoform X1: protein MMDAFVISSASEEIISNEHESYRPPLDLYPYLSGVGDIYEDHRWVLHSDRIQGSDFESPPVNQLTELQAVSPQQMLQPFRYSSEALHLHLDPPLAPLSLPSQIPYYTPSLCYQYLPAASPGHFYSEEHQRTLSPPLEVSEGEDECEDHHRSFNRESTKRKIRLYQFLLDLLRNGDMSDSIWWVDQDKGIFQFSTKHKEALAIHWGIQKGNRKKMTYQKMARALRNYGKTGEIKKVKKKLTYQFSEEVLRNYYLRQYHH, encoded by the exons ATGATGGATGCCTTTGTCATATCTTCT GCATcagaagaaattatttcaaatgagCATGAGAGTTATCGGCCCCCTCTGGACCTGTACCCCTACCTGAGTGGTGTGGGAGATATTTATGAAG ACCACAGATGGGTCCTCCACTCTGATCGAATCCAGGGGTCAGACTTTGAGAGCCCCCCCGTGAATCAGCTGACCGAGCTGCAGGCGGTGTCTCCTCAGCAGATGCTCCAGCCGTTCCGCTACAGCAGCGAGGCCCTGCACCTCCACCTGGACCCCCCACTCGCTCCCCTCTCCCTCCCATCACAA ATCCCATATTACACCCCGTCCCTGTGCTACCAGTACCTGCCCGCAGCCTCACCTGGACATTTCTACTCAGAGGAGCACCAAAGAACCCTCAGCCCCCCGCTGGAGGTGTCAGAGGGGGAAGATGAATGTGAGGACCATCACCGCTCCTTCAACAGAGAATCTA CTAAGAGGAAAATCCGCTTGTATCAGTTCCTCCTGGACCTGCTTAGGAATGGAGACATGAGTGACAGTATCTGGTGGGTGGACCAGGACAAGGGCATCTTCCAGTTCTCCACAAAACACAAAGAAGCTCTGGCAATCCACTGGGGTATTCAGAAAGGAAACCGCAAAAAAATGACCTATCAAAAAATGGCTCGAGCTCTGAGGAACTATGGTAAAACTGGAGAGATCAAAAAAGTGAAGAAGAAGCTCACCTATCAGTTCAGTGAAGAAGTGCTCAGGAATTACTACTTGCGCCAGTATCATCATTGA
- the spi1a gene encoding transcription factor PU.1a isoform X2 — MMDAFVISSASEEIISNEHESYRPPLDLYPYLSGVGDIYEDHRWVLHSDRIQGSDFESPPVNQLTELQAVSPQQMLQPFRYSSEALHLHLDPPLAPLSLPSQYLPAASPGHFYSEEHQRTLSPPLEVSEGEDECEDHHRSFNRESTKRKIRLYQFLLDLLRNGDMSDSIWWVDQDKGIFQFSTKHKEALAIHWGIQKGNRKKMTYQKMARALRNYGKTGEIKKVKKKLTYQFSEEVLRNYYLRQYHH; from the exons ATGATGGATGCCTTTGTCATATCTTCT GCATcagaagaaattatttcaaatgagCATGAGAGTTATCGGCCCCCTCTGGACCTGTACCCCTACCTGAGTGGTGTGGGAGATATTTATGAAG ACCACAGATGGGTCCTCCACTCTGATCGAATCCAGGGGTCAGACTTTGAGAGCCCCCCCGTGAATCAGCTGACCGAGCTGCAGGCGGTGTCTCCTCAGCAGATGCTCCAGCCGTTCCGCTACAGCAGCGAGGCCCTGCACCTCCACCTGGACCCCCCACTCGCTCCCCTCTCCCTCCCATCACAA TACCTGCCCGCAGCCTCACCTGGACATTTCTACTCAGAGGAGCACCAAAGAACCCTCAGCCCCCCGCTGGAGGTGTCAGAGGGGGAAGATGAATGTGAGGACCATCACCGCTCCTTCAACAGAGAATCTA CTAAGAGGAAAATCCGCTTGTATCAGTTCCTCCTGGACCTGCTTAGGAATGGAGACATGAGTGACAGTATCTGGTGGGTGGACCAGGACAAGGGCATCTTCCAGTTCTCCACAAAACACAAAGAAGCTCTGGCAATCCACTGGGGTATTCAGAAAGGAAACCGCAAAAAAATGACCTATCAAAAAATGGCTCGAGCTCTGAGGAACTATGGTAAAACTGGAGAGATCAAAAAAGTGAAGAAGAAGCTCACCTATCAGTTCAGTGAAGAAGTGCTCAGGAATTACTACTTGCGCCAGTATCATCATTGA